The genomic region CACCTGCAACAATTCCGACTGTTGCACGGCAGCGTGCGTTGAACCACTTGGTCTTGCCGCTGGGCATCCTGACACCAACGCGGTCTTCCGACTTGTCAACAACAACGGCCTGAACTCCGGATGAGCGGACAAACTTGCCGCCATCGTTGGGGCGTGCCTCGATGTTGCAGATATAGGTACCGGTCGGGATATTCTGGAGCGTCAGGGTGTTGCCGTTCTTGACTTCACCTGCGGCTGCCCAAAGGAGGGAATCGCCGATACCGACACCCTCAGTAACGAGCATGTAGACCTTGGCGCCATCCTCGAGTTTCACAAGGGCGATGGGGGCGTTGCGGGCCGGATCATGTTCGATATCGATAACCGTGCCGGTTATCTTCTGCGTGTCGTCGCCAATGTGCTTCAGCTCGGCCTTGTACCGGTGAGATGGTGCGCGGTATGTCGGGCCTCCCTTTCCTCGGGCTTGTGTAGTAATTCTATGTCCCATGTTCCCCACCTTACATTATGCCGAGCCGGCTGAGGATCTCCTCGGCGGCTTTGTCATTCTCGAAGCTCACGATTGCCTTCTTCTGGCCGTGCATGGTCAGGAGTGTTCTGACACTCTTTACCTTCTGGCCGAACGACTTCTCGATCTCGCGCTTGACGTCATCCTTGCTTGCCTCGCGGGTGACAAGGAACTGGAGCTTGCTCTGGTTCTCAAGGAGGACCATTGCCTTTTCCGTGACAAACGGGTACTTAAGAGTCATTTACCTGCCCTCCAAGCGTACGAGTGCACTCTCAGTCCAGACCGTCAGGCGTCCTGCCTGCATGCCGGGAGCGAGGTGTTCGACGTTCAGCTGGTCGACCGTTACAACGTCCACACCGGAAAGATTGCGGGCAGCGAGCAGGGGCTTTTCTGCGGTGACAATGAGCAGGCTCTTGCGCTGCTTGAACCTGCGGCCCCGCATCTTGCCTCTGCCGGCTCTGACCTTCTTGCTCTCTTTTGCGCGCTCGATATCATTGTAGACACCGGCGGTGGTCAGTGCAGTGATGACATCCTTCGTGAGGCTGATTGCCTCGAACTTGTCTTCAAGGATAACGGGTACTGCACCCTCGTAAAGGTGGCCGCGTCCCTTGATGAGTTCCTCGTTGACGCTTGCTGCAACTGCCGAGCGGAAGGCCTTCTGCTTCTCTTTCTGGTTGATCTCCTTGATCAGGACCTTCTCCACTTTCGGGGGGTGGGCTTCACGACCGCCCTTGGCCTGCGGAACCTTGGCGGCGCGGGAACCATTCTTGAGACGCGGAACATGCGATGAACCGCGACCGCTTCCCCAGCCGACTGCAGACGAGCAGATACCGGCAAACGGATACGAGCCGTGCGGCTGTCTCCGGGTGCTCTGGAGTGCCATGACTGCCTTCTTGATCAGATCGGGGCGGTACTCTTCCGAGAACATTTCCGGAAGATCGATACTCTTGGTAACTCCGCCATCCAGTGATTTAACCTGTGCTTTCATCTCTGATCATCCCTGCTTGCTCTGGACGCTCACGAACTGGATTGTCGGCATCCTGACGACATGTTCTCCCTGGCGAATTGCCGGGCGGATACGAATGAGCCGCTTTACCGGGCCGGGAATAGATCCCTTGACCAGCACGTACGGGTTCTTGAGGATACCATAGTTGATGAAACCACCTGCGGGAGTGACCTCGCTGGCGTTCTCGCTGAACTTTAAGATCCTCTTGTTGAACTCGGTACGCTGCTGGAATCCCAGCTGACCGATCTGGGGAACCTGCCAGCGTATGTGGTGGGGGTTCCATGGTCCAAGGGTACCGATGTGGCGTTCCTTGCCACCGACAGAGTGCTTGCGCTTGCGCAGGGCAATACCCCAGCGCTTGACAGCACCCTGCGTTCCTTTACCGGTGGTGATTGCGGTGATATCTGCATAGGCACCGGTCTGGACTACATTGTTCAGGGTAACTTCCTTTCCAAGAAGTCCCAGAGCAAATTCCAGCTGTTTCTTGACATCTGCTCCGCCAACCTTGATCTCCATGAGGTCGGGGACCTTCTTGGGGACACCGGAGAGGGCTGCCGGCTGTGTGTAGGTTACAGCATGGAGTTCTGCAACAATTCCTGCTGCAACTGCATCGGACAGTTTCTTCCTGGCGGCTTCACCATCGTAGTCCTTGGGCATCGTGATACGGCGGCCAAGGATAGTGTCCAGTTGGTCTGCCCAGACTTCGGTGAGGGCGTGTTTGCCGTATGTATCTTTTGAGTAGGCGCGGATTGCAGCCACTTTCATCGAGGGAACTTCAATAACGGTGACGGGCACCATGATTTCCTTACCCTCGGTGGGGCTGTTCTTGTGATCATCTACCATGATAACATGCGTCATACCCACTTTATATCCGGCAAACCCCTGCAGGATCGGTGCTCCCTCGTAAAGAGGCCACGACTGGTACTTCGGGATTGGGCTCTTTGCACGCTTTCTCGGGCTGAATGCAAGAGAGCCTCGGCGTGGTCTGTTAATTTTTGGCATGTGTTAATCAATCCTTTACTGCGTGTAGGTTATTCTCACTGCGACACGAATTTTGATTAATCCGAGATTGTGTGATAACTTCGCTTGTTCCAGAAGCCAACACGCAACACGAAGATTCCACTCATTACGGGAATCTGCCCATGGCAATCCTTACGGGGATGCCGGCCAGAAGACCCGGAATGGTTTCGCCCGGTTGCGGAGATGCAGATGAGATTGTACTCATTGCCTGTGCCGGTGTGCACCGGCATTCCTGTCTCGCGAAAGAAGATCCTGACAATGACGCATCCACCTGTATGATTACAGGGGGAACAGGCTCGTTGCACGAACGTCGACCCATGCGCCCTAATCAGACCCACTCTGTCAGCCTGTTGTGACGATTCACAACTCCTTCTCGGGATATCCCTCCATCAGGAGGGATCCACCAATCAAGGGATACCCACGGCACAACCGTCATCCTTGTGTCTGGAGGTACGGTTCCGCCGTAAGCGGAAACATTTACCCTGCCAATCTTTCGATCAGAAAGGGAGTTTCGCTAAGGATAACCTCATATCGGCTTCCTTAATTATTGCATAAAAGGAGATATAAACATATGCCAGGTACGGGTACTCCAAATTGAGTATATGGATATCTTGTTTCCTGACAAGTATATCAGCCGAAATAGATCTCGCCCTGATCGGTTATGTATACGATGACATCCTCGCACATGCACCGGGCCTTGCAGCACTGAGGGCGGGACTCCCGTAACCGATTGATAAGTGAGATCGTGTCATATTTCACTTTGATGTTGATCTTCTCAGCCTCGCTGAATACGATGGCAGGGACCTCGAAAAGATCTGTACCTGAAGGTACCGTGCACAGGTGGGTTGCATCAAGAGTGTACAGGAACTCCAGAGTCTCTTTGGCCCTTCGGATATTTTCCATTGCACTCTTTTCAATGGTACAGACATTGGCTTTTGAAGTGGAGATGATGTCTGCTATCTGCTGCTGGGTGAGGCCCTGTTTTCGATACCTGAGAACCTCCATCTGGCGTTCGGTGAGCAACCCATCCTTCATACTATCAAATTTTCCATCTGAACTTAAACACTTTTCGTTAACTTTCGGAAATTCCCGAATCTCCGCCGAGATCGAAACGTATCCGGAAACAGGTCTGCACTGCACTCATGCCCTTCAGAAAAATACTCCTTTGAATGTTTCGGGAGCCGCGCTGATCCATAATCGAAATGCCGCGATCATTAACCGTCACTCATCACAGATTTTCGGGTACATTACACAATCCAGAAGAACCAGGTTTTCCTGATTTTCCGACGAAAGAAGAATTTCAAAATGTTTATATGAATACCGGCTCATAATACCATGTCATAAAAAATATCGAGGTGAATTAGATGGTTGTTAAAGTAGGCGTTGCAAAACTCGGCAACATTGCAAGTGGTGTAATGGCAGAGCTCCTCCTCGACGAGAGAGCAGACCGTGAAGACATGCAGACATTCATGGCGACCAGCGGTACGAAACTCGAGCCGGCAGATGTCGACCGTGTAGTCTCCAACCTGAAGGCATACAAGCCCGACTTCTGTATCGTTGTCTCCCCCAACGGAGTCCTCCCCGGCCCGACCAATGCCCGCGAAGAGCTCGCAAAGGCAGGTATCCCGGTCATTATCATCACCGATGATGTGACCACCAAGAAGGAATGGGAAGGCGTCAAGGCAAGCAAGTTCGGCTACATCATCATGAAGGCCGACTCCATGATCGGTGCCCGCCGCGAGTTCCTCGACCCCGTCGAGATGGCTGACTTCAACGGCAACCTTGTCAAAGTCCTGGCAGTCACCGGTGCCTTCCGCAAGCTCCAGATCGCCGTAGACAAGGTAATCGACCAGGTCAAGGCCGGAAAGTCTGGCGATGCACTCGAGCTCCCCAAGATCGTCATGACCACGGACAAGGCAGTTGACGGTGAGTTCACCAACAACTATGCACTCGCCAAGGCACGCGCTGCCCACGAGATCGCAATGGCAGTTGCAGGCCAGAACGTCAAGGGCTGCTTCATGACCAAGGAATGGGAGAAATACATCCCGATCGTTTCAAGCGCCCACGAGATGATGAGGTGCGCAGCAGCTCTCTGCGATGAAGCCCGCGAGCTCGAGAAGGCAGGGGACAGCATCCTGCGCCAGGCTCACAAGAAAGACGGCACACTCGTCAGCAAGCACAAGCTCGTTGCAAAATTCGAGTAAATTTTTTATTTTTTCTCTTTTTTGTAGAACTTTCCAAGGTCTTCGGGAAGCGTCATTATTACCGGTTCCAGGTGGAGCCGTTCCATGAATGCGGAATCGCTGGTGGAGGAAGGATTGGGATTGATCCGTGAGATCATGGAACAGAACGCCCGGAATCCAGGATCATTACCGCGTTTATCAAAGAATATGGACATGTTGAATGCATGGGTTCCGAGTTCACGATAGAGCGAGATTATCTCAAGGATACCCTGCGCCACGAGATCCACATAATTCTCCATCTCATCCAGCGTGGCGATGGGAAGGATGCCCCGGACCTCGCGCTCGCCAACCGGGACCGCATGGGCAGACCAGACCATCTCGTCCCCGAAAAGATACCGGTCCGAGGATCGTTCCTGTTCCAGTACCGCATCCCAATAGTTCCGGCCCTGTTTTTTCCGGTACTGCTCACCTGCAGCACGATAGATATCGAAAATATGAGACGGGCTGGAATCTGAAAGGCCCTGCATATGGGGATGTACGAGGCTTGCTCCGGCGGAGGGCAGGAAGTTCCAGTTGATGCTGGGATACCCGTCAACCTGCAATAGAGCCTCGATCTGCGAGAGAAGGGCATCCTCTACCTGTTGCCGGCTGAAGGAGACAACTGCGTGTTCGCGGGTAATGACGGTGACGACATGACCTTCCCCGAAAGGAAACAGGTTGGGAAACGTGACACTTTCTCCCTTGAGGATCCGTCTGCCATCGGGAAACGTGGGTGTGACGGTCATAACCGCATCGCGGCAGAACGGGCAGCCATCGGCATTTGGAGAGAGAAATAACGATTGATCGATCTGCCGTTTTAACCGGTCAGGACTGATCCTGCACCGGAGGCCGGTGTGATGCTCTTTCCGATACTGTAATGTGCCCCTGCTGGTAACAACTTCCCTGACCGAAAACATGCCTGTTCAGGATACTATTTCCGGCATGATCAGATAGTCGTTTGCACTCGAACCGGCCAAGCCACTGAGAAGAGCCCACCGTTCCCGGGCTGTATGGACAAAAACCCGCGTTCCAGTCCAGCTGCCAGCCAATCGGTCAGACGCATTCGAAAGAATCTCCAGGCAGGAACCGACATCGCATTCTGGTGCATATTCGGCAGGTTCCCCGACAGCGTATCAAGGTAGCCCCTGCTCAAAAAACTGCTCTGTAGAAACATTTTTTTATAATCATCTCTCCCCTTGCACAATTTTGTACCCATGCGACCCCCCTCAGCTGAACATCTGGAAAAATCTCTCCGATCACCCCGTAAAACTACACGAATTTGGCTTATAAATGGGAGGGGCCTTGGGGGGGTCGTGCGGGTACATTGATACATTGTGGCTTGTAACCAACCCATCCCGGAGAAAATTTCCGACGGTGCTTACCGCATTACACCGTTTTACTGGCATCGGAAGTACACCGCCCGACCCCCCCATGATAAATGTTACGCAAACTCGGGAGCGTTTTGTAGGTCGGAATAATTTCTCCAGAGCAAAAAAACAAGTCGCGATCATGAGGTGTTAGTAAATCTGCCAACAGTGGGGGGATTACCTAACGGTTAAACAATTATCTCACAGTAAATCCGTCCCGTGCGACTGCCCGTACGGTGAAGTCAGGGGTTGTTCGAAAACGATGAGCGGGGAGGGAGAGGGACGTTATCGTTAAAAATATCCCATGGATCGATTGCCGTTGTGAATTCCTTAAGGAAAATGGCTGACGGGTTTTGCGGTATGAGATGCCTGCAGGAAATAACGATAGTGTTCATGTACCGGTTGCGGGAGAAAATGAAAAAGAAAAATTGGTTGATAATATCCGCAGGGGTACGTACTTTATCGGGCGTAATCCCTGCAGGTATTGTCCCGCACTTATACAACGTACTTGCCGAGGAGGCGGATCGAGTTGGTCATGTCGGGGCCGAGCGGGGATCCGAAGATGATCTGGGTCACACCGGCCTTGGTGAGGTCTGCGCACTTCTGCTTGACCATTTCAGGGGTTCCTGCGATGGTGAATGCATCGATCTCTTTGTCTCCGACGAGCTCTCCAACAGTCTTGAAGTCGAACTTGCCGAGTGCTGCCTTGATCTTGGCAACATTGTTCAGGTCGAGTCCGTGGCGGGTCAGGAGGTCCGGGGGTGAGCCGGCTGCAATGAATGCTGCAACGATCTTTGCTGCATTGCGTGCCTTCTTCTCGCTCTGGTCGATCGACATTGCGGTGTATGCACCGACATCAAAGTTCTTCTTGCCTACCTTGTCGCAGGCTGCCTTGATGATCGGGATTGCAATGGCGAAGTCCTTGGGGTTGGATGCGTTGATGAGTGCACCGTCACCGATTCTTCCGGCGAGGTCGAGCACCTTGGGGCCCTGTGCACCGATGTACATCGGGATACCCTTCTTTCCGGGGAGGGTGACACCGGTCAGCTTTGCACCGTCGTAGTCGAAGAACTGGAGGCCAGACTTCTTGACTTCCTCACCGGCACAGAGCTTGCGGATCTGAACAACTGCTTCCTCGAGGCGGCCGACCGGCTTCTCCGGGTTGATTGCCAGCTTCGGGAGGGTTGAGAGGTCGCCGGGGCCGATACCGAGAACGGCACGTCCGTCAGAGATCTCATTCAGCGTGCAGGCAAAGGATGCCATTGCAGCGGGGGTATCGGTAAATGCGTTCATAATACCCGGACCCATCTTGAGGGTCGTGGTCGCCTGCGCAATGGCGGCGAGGGTGGGGTAGCAGTGGCGGTTGTTGTAGTGGTTGGTGATCCATGCAAAATCAATGTCTTTGGACTCAGCAAGTTTACAGAAGTTAACAACTTGCTTTACGTTGACATTTCCTGGTACAAATTCAATTCCATATGTCAAGGCTTGTTCACCTCATTGAGTATTACCGTACACGCGTTTAAATAAATTATGATTTTATGTTGGCTGCGGAAAGCAATCTCCTCCAAAAAGGCTCAATTCGGGGTTTTTCTGGCATAAAATCGGAGATATTGGGGGTAAGCGGAGGGGAACGCAGGAGGATCGGACACAATAAAGCATCGTTTGGGGTTTCCGGGAATTGGATGAGGGTACCTGAATTGGTATGAGGGACACCTTTTTTTTTTACGGAGTCGATGATCCTATAAGATATTGAACTTCGACAAAAGAATTATAATCCGGAATCTTTGGATTTTATGACCATGAACTCAACCGATTTTAAAGGCTGACCATATGCGGATAGTGGCGATTGGACTGGGAGGGGCGGGATCCAGGATTGTCGACCGGCTCTATGCAATGGACAGGCACAGCAGCAAAATTGCATGTGTTCAGGGACTTGCAATCGATGTGGACGAGGAGAGTCTCAAAAATCTCGGCAATCTTCCCGATTCTGCCAAACTCTATTTTCCTCCGCTTGACCCCCAGCTGGGGAATGCCAGGGGCTCTGAAACTCCCACGGCAACCATCGATATAAGCGAGATCATTTCCAGGATCCAGAACTATGAATCCGGAGAAACGGACGCTATCATCCTGTGCCTCGGCCTGGGCGGATCCCTTACCGACACGGCCCCGCACATCATAGCCGGGCTCAGGTCTGCTACTACGGAGGCGATCTTCGGACTTGTCACACTTCCCTGCCTTGCCGAGGGAGAGAAGCGCTCTGCAAGAGCTGCAGATGGTATCGATATGCTTGCGCCAATCCTTGACGGTATGATTCTCTTCGACAATGAGACGTGGTATAAAAAGACCGCTGCATTGAAAGAGAAGATCCTGAACCGCGAAAAAGGATGGGTAGAGAGATTGGGTTTCGGGAAACAGGAACCGGAACTTTCGCCGCAGATGATTACCTATCGGCTCCTGAACGATTCGATCGTCCGCAGGATCAGCCTCATTCTCAGAGCCGGTGAGTTCAGGGCAGACGGGGGTATTGATCTCGCGGAGGTTGTACTGGATTCCGGCGAAGTCCTCAATACCATGAAGGGCATGGGGTTCATAACGATCGGCTATGCCGTAGAACATACGGATCAGAATCCTCTCGGTTTTCTCAGCCAGTGGAAGCCAAAGGGAATCTTCGATGAAGAGAGTAAAAAGAAAGCGTCTCGGATTGTTGATCTGGCCAAGCAGGCAATTTATCAGGAGATCTCAACTCCGTGCGATATGACCAGTGCACATAAGGCCCTCATCCTCGTGGCCGGGCCAAGCCATGAGCTTTCCATGAAAGGATTCATGACCGTGAGAAAATGGATTGACCGGAGTATTGCAGGTCTGGAGACCCGATCCGGCGATTATCCTGTCGTCAATACAAAAAACGTCGCCATCATCATCATGCTCTCCGGCCTTGAGAACATCCCCCGGGTGGGGGAGTTGCGGGAAATACGGGATCACTACCGGCATCCTGCCCTCCGGGCCACTGCAGGGGCAGGAGAAGGCACTCCAACGTATTCCATCAGGGCGCCGGGGGAGATTTCTGATGAGATGATTGTCCTTCCCCAGAGGATGCAGAAGAGTAAACGCGAGGAACCGGTTGCCTTGGAGAGGGAGACTCCCCAATCTGCGGATGAGCTGAGGGAGCGAGCATTCAGGGGTCCAGCCCCAGGGAAGGATGACCTCGGCGGAGAAGGGCCTGCCCAGAGGATGACTGCGCGAGCCCAGGATATTACCCGGCAAACCGTAGTACCGGCAAACGAGGTTCCCCCGCAAAAGCACCAGCGTCCGGCTATTCAGCAGGAACAGATCCCATCCCGCCCAGGAGTAACGGCGGATCCACCAAAACCGGTAAAAAGTACGGTCTCACTTCAGACAGAAAAACAGGGAGTCTCAAAACCGGTGGAGGCCCGGGCATCTCAGGTGCATCACCCGATAAGTGTTCCCGACCACCATGTAAAAGAGACCCCACGACAGAAAATCGAGCGGGAACTGGAACGGCAGCGAATCATAACCGCCCCTGAACGCATAAAAAAGGACGAACGGGAGCCATATATCCCAAAACAGACACCCCCGACCGTGATAATCCCCAAAACCCCATCGTCACCTTCTGTCCACTATGGAAAAGATGCACAGCCCCCTGCGGGAAAGGTTTCACCGGTTGGAACAGATAAAGTCCCGGAGCAAAGAACGGTTATTATCGCGAGGAAAAAGACGGTCTCCACTATTCCCCCGATTCCTCCGGCTCCTGAAACAACGCCATTACCAAAACAGGAGAAGTATATTCCTACAGATGAACCGGTATCCGGTGAGCCGGTGACGGAAGAACCCGTGCAGGCAGAAGAACCTGAGGGGGAGGCAATTGATCTCAAAGAGCCGACCTTTAAGGTGAAAGACCGGATCTTCGAAGGAAAGACGGTTCAGAAAGGATCCGTTCCCCTGCCACGGGACTCTGCATTTCTCAAAGCCAATCTGCATCTCGGGAAAAAAACCCAGACAAACACGGGCGCTGGATCAGATACTAGCAAGGCAGATCAGGAGGACGACCGAGACTTAAAGAAAAACAGAGACAAGTCGATAAAAAAGAAGGACGAGATCTCCTGGATATGATCAATTTGTCTCAATAACTTTCGAAAACGGGATATTTCCTGCCCCAATTTCTGTTTTGATCTCTATGCCTTTTTCAATGGTATTGCCAACATAATTCAGTCCGCTGAAAGAGACAATGGACAGGCGGTAGGGATTCCGGGGAAGGTTTAACACCTCGGTTCCCATGGTGACGGGGAACACGAACCCGCAGGCATTCATGAGCCGTATGGTCTCCTCGACCTGAACTTTTGCCGAACAGGGCACTTCCCTTACATTTGCAAGCGCGATTCCGGTCTTTGACTGCGTGAACCGGGAAATCGAGGTAAGCCCGGATGAGATGAACAGTTCGAGGGGATCTATAGTTGTGCCACGATATCCAATCAGATCCCTGAAGCCCTTGGGGGTACCGTCTTCGATCTCCAATCTGCCGCCAAATGCCATCTTCACAGGAATGCCCATACGCTGGAACACCCCGTCCATGGAGATGCTGCAGATGGTGATGAATCCGATATACCCGGGAGGAATGCGGGGATCCCGTTCGATTATCCGGTAGGAACTGAAAAAACCGCACCCTGCCCGGCCCACCTCATCGAATGCTGCTTTTGCAGGCTCAAATTGTTCTTTCGGTACCATGGACAGATTATAGGCAACATCCCCGGTACTGGTTAACGGATCAAAGGTGTTCCGGTAAGCAAGGCGTTCCAGTTTCGAGATGATAAAACCGATCCTGTCATCCACAAGTGCATTATCCATCTCAGCTATACCGGACGGCGTCAGAACCCTTCCCTGGTTCCCGACTTTTGCCGTAAATCCCATGGTATCCAGGTAACTGAGGTAGTACTGCACTGCCCTGTCGCTCAGGATGAAACCCCGTTCAGCCATCAGTTCCGACAGGCGTTTGGCTCCCATCGGATCCTGATGTTCCTTGAGAATCCGCAGAATTTCAATGTATTTGCGTTCGGTTCGGATCATAATTATCTGGCCTCCACTACGCCTTTACTGTCCTGATAGCGACCCGTGTAGACCGCGTTATTATTGCAAACTTCATGAAGTACCATCTGGACTACCCGGTCATCTTTATGCAGGGATATTTCCTCACTTCCCATATTCGTCAGGCAGAGTGTCAGCTGACCACGGAATCCGGGGTCCACAAATCCAGCTCCGAGAAGGACGCCTCGCCGGCCAAACGAGGACCGGCACCGGAGAGTGCCGGCAAGATCTCTCGGAAGTTCGATCCACTCGAGCGTTGGTACGAGTGTGCAGATTCCCCGGGGAAGTGTCATGTCGGAAGCTGCCCGCAGATCGTAGGACGCCGGCTGCTGACAGGCCGCATGATAGGGGCGGATGATGAGTTTTCCATCAGGAGATTCCTGATCAATCCTGCGGGAAAACTCGGATGCTGAGAGAATCATTCAGTAGTGTATCGGTAGAAAATACTTAATATCTTTTGATGTAAAGAAGATGAGCAGGATCCATGGGGTAGAGGATATCCTCTTGGGCTTCGAACCCAAGGACGCGGGTTCGATTCCCGCTGGGTCCGTTTCTTTTCTTTAAGAGATCAAATTGCACAAGATCTTTTTTTCCAAGTATCAGGTACGATCAAAGAGATTTTGCTCCGGCCCACGGTACCCCTGGAAAAAATATACAGTAATAGCAAGTCTTAGCCGTATCAAAGGGGATTTGATACGATCATTTCTGGAAATATCTGGATCCACCGGAGGATTCGGGGTAAAAAAAAGATTAAATTTCGTTTCTTCTGGATGAATGGTGACGCCGTCTGTGACCGATTATCCGTAGGATGGCAAACAGGATCAGGACGCAGACTGCACCCACGATCACCATCGTTACCAGACCCAGATCAAGGTTCTTTTCAAGAACGAGCGTGATTGAATCCGTGGCATTGCCCTGGATTACCTGCTTCTTGACCATGACGGGCTGGTACCCATCCTTTGTGGCGGTGATATTGTAAACGGTATTGAATCTCAGCCGTGCTGTATACTGGCCGTTATCATCGGT from uncultured Methanoregula sp. harbors:
- a CDS encoding 50S ribosomal protein L2, producing the protein MGHRITTQARGKGGPTYRAPSHRYKAELKHIGDDTQKITGTVIDIEHDPARNAPIALVKLEDGAKVYMLVTEGVGIGDSLLWAAAGEVKNGNTLTLQNIPTGTYICNIEARPNDGGKFVRSSGVQAVVVDKSEDRVGVRMPSGKTKWFNARCRATVGIVAGGGRVEKPFVKAGNKYHKMQNTASNWPRVRGVAMNVIDHPFGGGGHQHTGRPKTIARGTSPGRTVGSVAARRTGKSRK
- a CDS encoding 50S ribosomal protein L23, yielding MTLKYPFVTEKAMVLLENQSKLQFLVTREASKDDVKREIEKSFGQKVKSVRTLLTMHGQKKAIVSFENDKAAEEILSRLGIM
- the rpl4p gene encoding 50S ribosomal protein L4, whose translation is MKAQVKSLDGGVTKSIDLPEMFSEEYRPDLIKKAVMALQSTRRQPHGSYPFAGICSSAVGWGSGRGSSHVPRLKNGSRAAKVPQAKGGREAHPPKVEKVLIKEINQKEKQKAFRSAVAASVNEELIKGRGHLYEGAVPVILEDKFEAISLTKDVITALTTAGVYNDIERAKESKKVRAGRGKMRGRRFKQRKSLLIVTAEKPLLAARNLSGVDVVTVDQLNVEHLAPGMQAGRLTVWTESALVRLEGR
- a CDS encoding 50S ribosomal protein L3 — translated: MPKINRPRRGSLAFSPRKRAKSPIPKYQSWPLYEGAPILQGFAGYKVGMTHVIMVDDHKNSPTEGKEIMVPVTVIEVPSMKVAAIRAYSKDTYGKHALTEVWADQLDTILGRRITMPKDYDGEAARKKLSDAVAAGIVAELHAVTYTQPAALSGVPKKVPDLMEIKVGGADVKKQLEFALGLLGKEVTLNNVVQTGAYADITAITTGKGTQGAVKRWGIALRKRKHSVGGKERHIGTLGPWNPHHIRWQVPQIGQLGFQQRTEFNKRILKFSENASEVTPAGGFINYGILKNPYVLVKGSIPGPVKRLIRIRPAIRQGEHVVRMPTIQFVSVQSKQG
- a CDS encoding Tfx family DNA-binding protein → MKDGLLTERQMEVLRYRKQGLTQQQIADIISTSKANVCTIEKSAMENIRRAKETLEFLYTLDATHLCTVPSGTDLFEVPAIVFSEAEKINIKVKYDTISLINRLRESRPQCCKARCMCEDVIVYITDQGEIYFG
- a CDS encoding F420-dependent methylenetetrahydromethanopterin dehydrogenase translates to MVVKVGVAKLGNIASGVMAELLLDERADREDMQTFMATSGTKLEPADVDRVVSNLKAYKPDFCIVVSPNGVLPGPTNAREELAKAGIPVIIITDDVTTKKEWEGVKASKFGYIIMKADSMIGARREFLDPVEMADFNGNLVKVLAVTGAFRKLQIAVDKVIDQVKAGKSGDALELPKIVMTTDKAVDGEFTNNYALAKARAAHEIAMAVAGQNVKGCFMTKEWEKYIPIVSSAHEMMRCAAALCDEARELEKAGDSILRQAHKKDGTLVSKHKLVAKFE
- a CDS encoding galactose-1-phosphate uridylyltransferase, with amino-acid sequence MFSVREVVTSRGTLQYRKEHHTGLRCRISPDRLKRQIDQSLFLSPNADGCPFCRDAVMTVTPTFPDGRRILKGESVTFPNLFPFGEGHVVTVITREHAVVSFSRQQVEDALLSQIEALLQVDGYPSINWNFLPSAGASLVHPHMQGLSDSSPSHIFDIYRAAGEQYRKKQGRNYWDAVLEQERSSDRYLFGDEMVWSAHAVPVGEREVRGILPIATLDEMENYVDLVAQGILEIISLYRELGTHAFNMSIFFDKRGNDPGFRAFCSMISRINPNPSSTSDSAFMERLHLEPVIMTLPEDLGKFYKKEKK
- a CDS encoding 5,10-methylenetetrahydromethanopterin reductase; this encodes MTYGIEFVPGNVNVKQVVNFCKLAESKDIDFAWITNHYNNRHCYPTLAAIAQATTTLKMGPGIMNAFTDTPAAMASFACTLNEISDGRAVLGIGPGDLSTLPKLAINPEKPVGRLEEAVVQIRKLCAGEEVKKSGLQFFDYDGAKLTGVTLPGKKGIPMYIGAQGPKVLDLAGRIGDGALINASNPKDFAIAIPIIKAACDKVGKKNFDVGAYTAMSIDQSEKKARNAAKIVAAFIAAGSPPDLLTRHGLDLNNVAKIKAALGKFDFKTVGELVGDKEIDAFTIAGTPEMVKQKCADLTKAGVTQIIFGSPLGPDMTNSIRLLGKYVV
- a CDS encoding NrpR regulatory domain-containing protein, with translation MIRTERKYIEILRILKEHQDPMGAKRLSELMAERGFILSDRAVQYYLSYLDTMGFTAKVGNQGRVLTPSGIAEMDNALVDDRIGFIISKLERLAYRNTFDPLTSTGDVAYNLSMVPKEQFEPAKAAFDEVGRAGCGFFSSYRIIERDPRIPPGYIGFITICSISMDGVFQRMGIPVKMAFGGRLEIEDGTPKGFRDLIGYRGTTIDPLELFISSGLTSISRFTQSKTGIALANVREVPCSAKVQVEETIRLMNACGFVFPVTMGTEVLNLPRNPYRLSIVSFSGLNYVGNTIEKGIEIKTEIGAGNIPFSKVIETN
- a CDS encoding dCTP deaminase, with protein sequence MILSASEFSRRIDQESPDGKLIIRPYHAACQQPASYDLRAASDMTLPRGICTLVPTLEWIELPRDLAGTLRCRSSFGRRGVLLGAGFVDPGFRGQLTLCLTNMGSEEISLHKDDRVVQMVLHEVCNNNAVYTGRYQDSKGVVEAR